The genomic interval GCACCCACACTTTCAAGTTGGCTTATTTGATGATCATCTTTTTATATGGCTTGCGTATATATATGAATTACCAAATAAAGAAAACATTGCTGAAAAGTTCTTAAATAATATCGAAACGATCACAAAGATAATACCAAATGATTACTATGTGTCATTAGATCATACAAAAAAAGATGCTAAGCCATTAACTGAAATTGATTTATATGCTTCATTAGAACGTTTTAGAGATGTAAAAAAAGCCGAATTTCTAATAGGACGTCATATTAATGCAAATGATCCTCTAGTTAATGATGGTGACAAACTTTATTTGTTTATAAAGGAAACATTTAAAGCACTTGTTCCTTTGTATAAAATTTCTATTTAATAAAGGCTGTTTTCGTAAACTTTGTTGCTATTACCAAGCAGTGCGGTACGGTTGATTGCAGCGAGAGCTGCTCGCTTTCCGTGGGGCGGGCGGTGAGCCTCCTCGGCGTAAAACGCCTGCATGAGTCTCACCTGACCCGCTGCTCTAAGCAGGAGTCTCGCAATCTGCTCCAATCAACCTTAAATAGTTTCCATTTTAAAAACAACAATCACTTAGAAAAAAGCCTTAATAAAAAAACGTCCAGGTATCTTCTTAATAAGAACTGGACGTTTATCTTCAATTAAATCTTACATTTTAACAGTTTGTTTTTCCTCAATATCCTTTGCTTTTTTAATCACACGATAGGAGGAATAACCACTTACCTCTTCGAATTCGTTACAAATTGTTTTTTCCTCTGCTTTACTTGGTACAATCTCTTTAAACCTCCGATATGCACTTAATAGCTCGGTACGCTCAATTCCTTTTTCATAAGCCTTTTCAATACTTTCAAAAAACTTTATGACATCTACTGTTTCTTCTGTACTCCAGTCTAAGGAGATCGGATATTGATAATCCATCCTGCTGTTTTCCATCCTCTCATTTAAATAACTTAGCCGATCATCGTAGGATTTAAGACCACTTTTTACGAATAGCCTCGGCATCATTAATCATTTTAGCGATCAGGTCATATGCGGTTGGTATATCAGAGATTAACCCTGTTACTTGTCCAGCCCATGCAAAACCCTCATCTATTTTACCATCATATATATATCTTTTGTTAGCAACGCCACTAATATAATCTTTTAATTCCTCATAACCACTTGAATTTTCTTCAATCTTAAGGATTTTCTCTGTCCATTTATTTGTTAGTACTCTACCAGGGGCGCCGATTGATTTTTTAATTACAACTGTATTATTTTCATCACTATCGAGTAAGGCTTGTTTATAAAGATGATGGGCATGTATACATTCTTTAGTGGCTATAAAACGAGTCCCCATCTCAATCCCTTCCGCACCAAGGCTAAGGGCAGCCATTAATCCTCTGCCATCGCCAATTCCACCTGAAGCTATGACAGGTATTGAAACTGCATCAACAACTTGTGGAATTAAAACAAATGTGCCTACATCGCTTCTACCTATATGACCGCCACCTTCTTGTCCAACAACCATAACAGCGTCTGCACCGAGCTCCTCTGCTTTTATTGCTTGTCTTTTAGCAGCAACTAATACTAGTTTTTTTACATCCACACCTTTAAGCATGTCGAAAATCGGCGAAGGGTTTCCACCTGTCATTGAGATGACTGGAACACTTTCCTCTATGGCAACTTCTACC from Metabacillus sediminilitoris carries:
- a CDS encoding NAD(P)H-dependent flavin oxidoreductase, with the translated sequence MNWNTRITDILGVQYPIVQGGLAYLAYSELAAAVSNAGGLGQITAMSLGTAEALRNEIKKLRELTSKPFGVNFAIGQYGKGYKELVEVAIEESVPVISMTGGNPSPIFDMLKGVDVKKLVLVAAKRQAIKAEELGADAVMVVGQEGGGHIGRSDVGTFVLIPQVVDAVSIPVIASGGIGDGRGLMAALSLGAEGIEMGTRFIATKECIHAHHLYKQALLDSDENNTVVIKKSIGAPGRVLTNKWTEKILKIEENSSGYEELKDYISGVANKRYIYDGKIDEGFAWAGQVTGLISDIPTAYDLIAKMINDAEAIRKKWS
- a CDS encoding YktB family protein, which gives rise to MNFAGFTTKDFETFTIDGLDERMEAIRERIQPKFNELGQVLSDDLSLLLQNEMHLHIAKHLRRTINPPKDTWLAIAANKRGYKQHPHFQVGLFDDHLFIWLAYIYELPNKENIAEKFLNNIETITKIIPNDYYVSLDHTKKDAKPLTEIDLYASLERFRDVKKAEFLIGRHINANDPLVNDGDKLYLFIKETFKALVPLYKISI
- a CDS encoding UPF0223 family protein → MDYQYPISLDWSTEETVDVIKFFESIEKAYEKGIERTELLSAYRRFKEIVPSKAEEKTICNEFEEVSGYSSYRVIKKAKDIEEKQTVKM